The nucleotide sequence aaattataataatttgtTTTTGGCAGGATATGGGAATAGAAGAACCTGAGTTTGTTGAATTGGTAGATCAGATTGAGAAACTTGAACAACAACTGTTTTCACACCCATTAAACAAGGTTTTAACAATAGCttatctctctttttttttttttttttttttctctctctcttttttctttatatatattatatatgcattGCTTTGACCTAAATAGTAAACTGTATTCACTTTCTGCTCTCAAACTTATTTTTTAATTCAGTCTCAAGATGAAAATCAGATTCAATGCTTCAAGAGGAAAGCAGAAGTGAATCATGAAATTCAACAGTTGAAAACAAAGATGCGTGAATCACAGGTAAGTCATATTTCTTTACTGCTCTACGTTTTTACAGTTGTAGTATATTTGAGtattaaaataatttcatgcaGCTTCAAAAATTTCGTGATGAGCTTAAAAACCGGTCACGGGTGTTAAAGAAACTCGGACATATCGATTCTGAAGGAATAGTGCAAGTGAAGGGCCGTGCAGCATGCTTGATTGACACTGGAGACGAACTATTAGTCACTGAATTAATGTTCAATGGTAAAATTACATATTATTGTTTGATATTCAATGTTTAGAAGATTCTGATAATGCTTTTTTATTCTTATTGATTAGGTACATTCAATGATCTCGATCATCATCAAATTGCAGCACTTGCAAGTTGCTTTATTCCAGGAGATAAATCAAGTGAGCAGATACAATTAAGACAGGAACTTAATAAACCGTTGCAACAGCTTCAAGACAGTGCACGTAGAATAGCAGAGGTGAAATTACGTTACTGCCCTCGACATAAAGGAGTTGTTGATAAAAGATTaaagcattaatattaatatttaataataatatgttatatgtGCAGATACAACATGAATGCAAGTTGGAAGTTAATGTTGATGAGTATGTGGAGGCTGTAGTCAGACCGTTCTTGATGGATGTCATATACTGTTGGTCAAAAGTAAGACACTTCCTTCCAACTCTGCTAATGAATAAGTGTTTTTGTGATGTCATATCTGATGTCATAAATGGTACTTTATATTTTTTCAGGGAGCATCTTTTTCTGAAGTTATACAAATGACGGATATCTTTGAAGGGAGTATTATTAGACTTGCTAGAAGGCTTGATGAGTTTCTAAATCAGGCAAGTTGATTTGTGCTTATAATAACTATTTGATTTGGTTGATACATATATACTAATACATactacataatattatatatatttttaataaaaactaaATTGTGCTAACCGAACCAACCTAATTTGACCCTGTGTTACAGTTGCGTGCTGCTGCTCATGCCGTTGGAGAAGCTGGTTTAGAAGAGAAGTTTGGTGCAGCTAGTGATAGCCTGCGCCGAGGCATTATGTTTGCAAATTCTCTTTATCTGTGAGTCGGCTTTTGTACGTTTATCTCAGTTTCGCTAAAACATGATATATCACCTCATAAGGTTAGGGGTGGTGTAGGATGGATTATATTCATTGATACCAAAGGGTTCATCTTTACGACACTAGTGTATCACGTTTCTATTTCGTCAGCCCTCTTGGGTGATGTTGTAATGGTGTATACCGGTAGTTGTTTTATTTGGGCAAAACTATATGGATAGAATATTGTCATTTATTTTGAGTCAATGCAGACTAATTACATTTTAATGTCCGAGTTCATATATTATGTTGGTCCTATTTTGTTGTACATATGATCAGACCAGCCCCTTGCAAGCGCCTTTACTTTCACATCAGACATCATATCTACTACATCTGATGCTACCACCAACGTAGCTTTGCTTCAACGGTACCAGGCCTGAGCCTccgggaggtctcaggttcgaatcccaCACAGGGGGTTTACTTCTGGATTCCGCCCGCTCTTCGGAAGGGTTTATGGGCCAGGGGTTCCTCCTGGAAATGCGTGAGTCGAGTCTAACCACTAACAagccgttctaaaaaaaaaaaaaaaaaaaaaaaaaactctacaTCTGATGCTACCAAGAATCTGTCCAACTTTGACATTTTAGTCCTGGGTGTATTCATCCACGTATACTTTCTCCCACCGATAGGAAGATCAATTAACCCACAATCGCCAATAAAATTATTAAAGGTGGATCCTTCAGCGCTAGAAAAATCAGACCCACGTTGTTCATTTGCATTACTAGTTGTACGTCAAAATAAAGTAAGTTTTATAGCAACTTTTTTTCACTACTCACTAGTAACCATTCATAATTTTGAAGAGCTATGTTTTAAAAGACAGTTTATGTTTCACTGATTGTGAAAAGAAAAGTTAAAGGTTTTCTAACTAAACGGTACAAGAAGTCTCATCAACCTTGAGTTATTAACTCGAGTCCCATTTTGAATAAAAATGGGTGTATGTATTTGATGTTCTAAAAAAACTATTATTACGTACAACAAGTTAGGGGGAAAACTGGGCACTTTTATTTTAACAAAAAAGGGTAAAAAAAACCTTGAATTGTACAAAACCAATAAATAAGACTGTATGTTACAGGCGTGAAAAAGGGGGTTCAAATCCTCCTTTGTGTTTTTAACGCCTATCAAATCTGTTGTGGGGCTTGAAATCCAATGCCATGATGGCGTTAGTTGCATTTGTAACACAACATTGAAGGCGtttgatattaattttaattatccaataaaaatgtaacatatacatatatctattacggagtattaatttatttatttacactCAATTTTCAATCATAATTTAACACTATCACTCAAAATTATTTCTACAAGAATTTAACACTAAAATTTGACACACGCCTCATAACAGACCCTTCAAATTTAAtactagttagatttttcttcatctTCTAAAAAGTATAAAATCTCACTCCACGTCAGTGTTAAAAATTGTCTATGTAAACATATTAGTCAAATTAAGATGATCTAAAAAATCTAATTGGGGGTAAATTTGCACGTTTGTGTTACTAAACTCATAATTTACATATTTCTCAAAATACAACTTTTCAATACATAAAATATACTCGTAATAATTTTAATGCATGATTgggtatatatgtaatttataagtGTATGTGGGGTAAATATGAAATTGACTCTCTAGTGCTAACTACAAGGGTTCAAAATTATTGCAGCGAACACATCGATCAAGTTTAACGAATCAAGCAAACAGTCTCACTCACTGCGTTAGGGTTTAtcaatttattttttaaaaaatggCAGATGAAGCAAACAAAACTGTAATCTTTATTCTTCTATCTACATCTTTTATATAAGTGATTTATTATATTATCTGTATGTCTGCATACTTTTATATTTTGCGTTTACTAatcgttgattttaatttcgtgTTATTAGGCGTTTGTTGAGATTCAAGGTCGCATGTTTGAAACAACTGCTAAATTGAAACAGGTTGATTTTTAAGTTAATTTTGTACTTACATATATGATTTATCATTTATGTATGCTTTTTCAGAACTATTTGTTATGGTTTCTTAATGGAGATCAGAAATTTGGATAATATTTCTAATTATGTAATATTGGAGCAAGTTAGATCACatctcaaaattattattattataatttcaaTTCATTTCACATTTAATAGTCAGATAGCTTGATGATAAATGGTTATTTGTATCCACTGTAAAGAATTTTTAATTTCATATATTAGGtttaccgcccatgccctcggattggccttgggggcgggttatgcaactgcgggagatgaacgcttgggtggtttagtcccctggGTGATCCCGAACTGctattataaaaaaaatagttGTGAAGTTGAGAAAAGAATGTATTATCTAACATGATCACAGTAAAACATGCGATAATGATTGTAATGTTCTAGTTTTTGAAGATAGAGATATGTTTTTGTATAGATGCAAATGAAATTGGTGACTAGATCATTGAATGATGATGATTTCGACGTTGGTGGCTATCAACGCATATCATAAATCATGTTTAAGATTTTGGCATCATTAAAATAATTAGATAGCATATTTGTATGTGCTCTGGCTCTGTTTTCTTTTCTATATCTTTTAGTACTCTTTCTACAATCTGGTTGATATAAATGATAAATCGTTGAAGACATTTTTTTAATAAACGTAATAATAATTGTTTGTCTTTTAGGTTCAAAACCAGATGCGAAACAAAGAAAGTGAAAAGAAGCGTGCTTATCTAACTTTGGAGGAACTGCAACAGCTATCTGATGACACAAACACTTACAAATCTATAGGTAATAAGTTTTAACCACACAAAGCTTATTCGTCATCAGTTGATGTAATTGTTGATTGTCTCCTACTTCTCAAATTTTGTATTAATTGATTTCATACTATTTTTTGTTTTGTAGGGAGAACGTGAGTACTGGATAACCTTTACACATCTATCACGATGCTGTTCTTCATATGAAAACAACCGAGTATTATGATGTTGTTCAAACTGCACCAACTTACTTAAGATCCCAATTTCCCAATCACAAATTTTCATCCTTCTGCAGTTTTCAATGTTTAAGCACTTAACTACATTTTAAATGTGCATATCAATATTTATTATTTAACAACTAGTCCATGAAATGATGTTATATAGTGAGCTATTGAGAAACCATTTACAAAAGCGTTTGAATCCACCCTAAGTATCTATTTATAGTAATATTGAGAGTAACACGTGCTTTGAATTGGTAAACTACTTTTGTAGTTTTAAAGTTTGTTGCAAAAGAAATTTCATTGATGTCTCATTGGGTTTTTTTCTGTCTATTAGTCCTCTCAGTActttcttgttattaattaaaAGATTTTTTGTATATGACCAGGTTCATCTTAGAGCCAAAATCGCTCTTAATGAATGAACAAGAAAAGAAGCTTAAGGATAGTGAAACTGCAATTGCCTCTTTGCAGGTTTGATCCTTTATTAGGTCCTTGACAaatatattatgattatgaatgaTGATATAAAAAGTTGATCAAACTAGTATCATAAGATTTAGACGAGCATAATAACACCCATCTTCAAGAGATAGGGTAATTAGATCTGATGCTCACTAATTCTCTTTTCTATGGTGATTATAAGTAACCTAATTATCAAAATCTTTTAAGCAAGGTTGCAATACTCACTACACGAGGGAGTACTCGGTTGGAACTATTTAGGGAGCACTCTGCAACTtgaggagtactcggatgttgatcAAGTTTGACTTTGATCGATTTCTAGATTTatgagtaatcccgagttttgaccgattttccaAGTAATCCCGAGTTGTGGCCTGCTTTGACTGATTTTAGGTTAACCGTTGACCCATCTTGATCAGACCTCTACCAAACATTACCTGTATCAACTTGTTATCCAATCCACCCGAGCTGTCTATTTTGCCACCTATAAGTCCTTATGTAGTATGTACCCGTTATCTTAACAGACCTCAAAAATGTAGTATTCACCCGAGCTACATTGAAATTTAACAGACCTCAAAAGAGTACCTAGAGAAACAGTTGGCCGAAGTGGAAGCTAACTTTCGGGAACTTCTGCAACAAGATCCAGGTCTTGCTCGTCAAATAATGTCCATGGCTGACGTGTAACCATATGTTCTTCAAGTACTTTCAGAAAAATACACAATTTGCTCTGACAACCACGATACAATCTGAAATATGAGCTTGAATCATTATGTAGTATGTACCCGTTATCTTACATTTGCTTGTGATTGTGCTAGAACCAAACATTTGAGCTGTAACCGTCTTTGTAATCTGAAAGTTTGCTGTTAAGTTTCGTACTTTTATATACAATGCAAAACAATTCTCATCAGTCAAAATTTCAATTTTGCGTGTATCAGTTTTGTATTTGTTAGATTTTCGGTCTGTTTGCACCTGTTGTACTGAAATATGAATGTGTTTTAATATAGGTTCGTTTATAGCTGTAACTAGTCcgggtccggcccgcgcgatgcggcgggggcttccGGCCTGCAGATTCATATTAAACATAGCTTTATGTATTTACACAAGGGAAAACGGCCCATGTGTGTTAACCGCCGTTTTAGGTGttgtcgtctttagtgttttttaaaaactgtcgggttcgaacgtagttagtttcgttttgttgataaaagtatttcgag is from Rutidosis leptorrhynchoides isolate AG116_Rl617_1_P2 chromosome 10, CSIRO_AGI_Rlap_v1, whole genome shotgun sequence and encodes:
- the LOC139873119 gene encoding prefoldin subunit 1, whose translation is MADEANKTAFVEIQGRMFETTAKLKQVQNQMRNKESEKKRAYLTLEELQQLSDDTNTYKSIGNKFILEPKSLLMNEQEKKLKDSETAIASLQTSKEYLEKQLAEVEANFRELLQQDPGLARQIMSMADV